The proteins below are encoded in one region of Nocardia sp. XZ_19_385:
- the kdpF gene encoding K(+)-transporting ATPase subunit F: MIANLIGLILAVGVAVYMVAALLFPERF; the protein is encoded by the coding sequence GTGATCGCGAATCTGATCGGTCTGATTCTGGCCGTCGGTGTCGCGGTGTACATGGTCGCGGCGCTGCTCTTCCCCGAGAGGTTCTAG